The genomic region ATGCATTCATTCGGACATGGCTGTCTGCGCATTTGTCCGTGCCCTTCTCCGGTGTAAGTCACTCCCGGTTGAAACGGATCAGGATACTCTTATGGCACTCACGGATCAGGTGATCCGGAATGGCACCAGCGGGCTGCGGTCAGACCTTGATAAACTGTATGATCTGGCATGGAAACATGCAACCGAGGATGAACGCCAGTATCTCCCGGTGATCCAGCAACGCCTCGGTAAGGGTAGTCTGGCAGAGCTCATGCGGGATCGTTATAAAATTAATGCAGATCTCTTCCCTGTCCTGTCAGATATGGCGACGTCTTTGCAAAAGAACGAACCATACTTCACCCCATAATTCGATAACGGTCTGTAATCACAACACTTAATACCACAATGCATGTATCCATTGGTTGAGTGAGGGGGACATGTCGCGTCAACTGGTTTCAGAGGCACAGGGGTATGAAATTTTACAGAAAATGGGCGTACCGATTCCCCGGTATGCACTTGCCACTTCCATTACTGAGGCAGTTTCTGCTGCTGAAAAAACGGGATTTCCCCTGGTACTGAAAGTTGTCTCTCCCCAGATCGTCCACAAGAGTGATGCCGGCGGGGTGATCACCGGTATCCGGAATAAAGAAGTGCTGCTTGGCGCATATGACAAGCTCCTCACCAATGTCCGAACCTATAATCCGTCAGCAACAATTGAAGGGATCATGGTCGAGCAGCAGCTCGAGAAGGGACTGGAGATCATTATTGGCGGGAGGATCGATCCGGCGTTTGGAAAAGTGATCACTATCGGTATGGGCGGGACTCTGGTCGAACTGATAAAAGATGTATCACTACGGGTGCTCCCGGTCACGGCTACGGATATCAATGCCATGCTCCATGAGCTGAACGGGTACCGGTTGATCAAGGGGTTCCGCAACGAACCCCCCCGTGACAAGGAAGCACTGGTAAACCTTATCGACACCATTGCACATTTTTTTATGGAGAGCACTGATATCGTGGAATTCGATATCAATCCGGTCTTTCTCTATGAGCACGGGCTGTGTGCGGTGGATGCCCGGTTCTATACGGATGACACCCCCCTTCCTGTGAAACCGGAACCCGTCCGGCCACTACCCAAAGAACTGCTCCATATCAAATCCATCGCATTGATCGGTGCTTCTGCTGAACCCAACAAGGTAGGCTATGCGGTACTTCGCAATCTTCTCTCGTTTCCCGGAACACTCTACCCGGTAAATCCGAAACACCATATGATCCTTGGCCGCACCACCTATCCTTCACTTACCTCCCTTCCCGGCCCGGTCGATGTTGCAATCGTGATTGTCCCGGCAAAGGTTGTCCCTTCGATAGTAGAAGAAGCAGGAAAGAAAGGGATATCTCTTGTCGTGATCATCTCCTCAGGATTCCGGGAGAGTGGGCCTGTGGGAAGTGAACTGGAAGATCGTGTCATTTCCCTTGCAAAACAATACAATATCCGGATTATGGGTCCCAACTGCCTGGGGCTCATGTTCCCGCACCAGGGGATCAATTCCACCTTTGATCCGGTCTCTCCAAAACCCGGAAATCTTGCCTTCCTGTCCCAGAGCGGGGCGATTATCACAACCATGGTGGACTGGAGTCTGCCCGAAGAGATTGGGTTTTCTGAAGTGATCAGTGTCGGCAACCAGGCAGATCTCACCTTTGAAGATTATATCCTCTTTGCTGCTGATGATCCGGACACAAAAGCCATCATCATGTACGTAGAGCAGATCCGCAACGGCAGACGTTTCATGGAGATCGTGCGGCAGGTCACACCAAAAATGCCGGTTGTGGCAATAAAAGCCGGTTCATCGAAAATTGGCCAGATGACTGCTGCATCCCATACGGGTTCCCTTGCGGGCAGTTACGATGTATACCAGGCAGCCTTCTGGCAATCCGGTGTAATCCCTGCGCGATCGATGCGGGAGGCATTCCAGACCGCCCAACTCCTCGCATCGGAAGGGTATCCCAAAGGTATCCGTGCAATTGTGATCAGCAATGCGGGGGGTTTTGCGGTCCTGTCTTCCGATTACGCAGACATAATGGGTATTGAGATGGTGGAGATTCCCCCGGCGGTAATCAAAGAACTGGACTCCATCCTGCCCGTAGACTGGAACCGGCGCAACCCCATCGACATGGTCGGTGATGCAAGCGCAGACCGGTTCGCCCGTACATTCGATGTGATGATCCGTAACCAGGATCTCTGGGATATCGCTTTTATTATCGCAGTCCCATCGGCTATTTCCGATCCGATCCGCGTTGCCAATGAGCTGGTCCGGTTCTCAAAAAGCACGCACAAGATGATTGTCGGGTGCATGATCGGTGGCGATTCGATGAAGACCCCCTTGCGGATATTGAGGGATTCCGGCATCCCCAACTTCCCGGATCTTGAAGATGCATTCAAAGCAGTAGGCAACATCTGCCGGCACATCTGCTGGGAAGAGTTCCACGGGCGCCGGTGCAGTACAGATAACCGGTAAACGTGCTGTCCATCACCATTATAACGTAATCTTTTTCAAGATCTGCCCGTTCCGGAAGATGGTGATCACGCCGCCGCTCTGGGAGACGACGATACCCACCGTTTTTGTAACCTGCGTAATGGCCGCAACCGAGTTATGCCGTGTCCCCATCCCCGGGGGGAGTTTGACACTGCTCGTGTCGACGGTAATGTAACGTCCCACAGATTCGACAAAACCATCCCCGGTAATGATAAACGCTCCGTCAAGCTGGGCCAGGGCCTTGATATTTTCCTTGAGCTCAGGATTCATGATACGGCGGGCTTCCGGGCTATGTCCTTCGAACGGATTTAAGATGATCTGGCGGGACTTTTCCAGCACGTTTTTGGTATCGCCAATGAGAAATGTTGTCCCTACCGGTTTTCCTTCCCGTCCTTCAATAGAGATCTCCGTGCAGATGTGAAAGACTGCATCAAAGACTTCTTCTTTTACATCGCTGTCTGCTACTACGAGGTCTTTCCAGGTATCCGTACTGATTCGCACAACGCCATCCCTTTTACGGTCCGTGATATCATTACCGATACAGAGAATCTCTACAATATGCCCCTTCTCGTCGCGGATGGCTTTATTGATCCAGGCGATCCACACCCGGTCACCGTTGCGCCGGACATTTTCATTCACGTTGACGGCATATCCTTCGGCATTGAAACCCAGATCATCTGCCATCATGGAGAGATCATTACCCGAACGGGTCTTTGCCGGAATGATCGTGCTGTTGACGTTCTTTCCAATCACTTCATCGCTGGTATAATCAAAGAAGGTGAGTGCATAGTGATTGAAGAACGTGATAATACCCTGCATGTCCATCCGTATGATGATACTCTGGGTGTTCTGGATAACTTCGCGGTACTTTGCCTCACTCTCTTTTAATGCGTCGGCAATCTTCTGTTTTTCTGAAATATCGGTTACGACAAATGTTCCGCCTTTACAGATGTCGCGGGTGTCGAGAGGCAGCACCTGAAGCTGGCATGCAATGGTTTTTTTATCTTTTTTCACAAAGAGGCACGTCGCGTGGGAAACTCCCTGTGCATCCCGTTTGATCTGCAGTTCCCGGGAGATAAGATCAAAATCTTCAGGAGATGAGAGAAATGCCCGGAGATCTTTTCCCACCAACTGCGACTCATCATACCCGAGAATAGCAGGGAACTGGCGGTTCACCCATTCGATGATGCCATTGCGTGCCTGGAAGATACCCAGCGGGGTTGCAGAGAGGATGGCGGCAAGCTGTTCATTCTGCGCCTTGATCTCGCGTTCGGATCTCTTGCGCAGCATGGTCTGCTTGATCAGGTTGACCATCTCAAAAAGTTGCGGCCGGAGATCACCTGTTTTCGGAAAGGCAATCTCAGTTCCGTGGGCAACTTCCATAACGGCAACCTTACCCGAGCTTCTCCTGCCGAGCAGGATAACCGGGGTTACATTTCCCACGGATTTGAGATACTTGATGAACTCGATCCCGTTCATATCCGAGACAAATTCAATGCCATTCACATCCGGCTGCTGCTCGTACGCAACGATAACATCGTAATTGCGGCCTTTAAGTTTTTCAATGGCCTGTTTTATGGTATGGGCATTATCGATCTTGATCTCCCCGGTCTTTTCTAAAAACGAGCGCACTTGTGCAAAAAGATCCGTATTGTCATCGACAAACAAAACAGAGATCATCGGGCATCTCCCGGAGAAAATTGCGTTGAATTCACTACTAAGAGGTGGATGGCTGAATGATAAATAGTTGTTGAGAATGGCGCACCGGGAAGGGTCGGGAAAAACAGAGGGGCTGAAAACGATGAGCGGATAAAAGGATAAACCGGTGATTTCAGGAATCCGGTACTTCTTCCAAATCATCGTCAGATTCCATGTCAATCTCCTCTTCAATACTATTTTCCTCGTATATCCACCATCC from Methanoregula sp. harbors:
- a CDS encoding acetate--CoA ligase family protein, with translation MSRQLVSEAQGYEILQKMGVPIPRYALATSITEAVSAAEKTGFPLVLKVVSPQIVHKSDAGGVITGIRNKEVLLGAYDKLLTNVRTYNPSATIEGIMVEQQLEKGLEIIIGGRIDPAFGKVITIGMGGTLVELIKDVSLRVLPVTATDINAMLHELNGYRLIKGFRNEPPRDKEALVNLIDTIAHFFMESTDIVEFDINPVFLYEHGLCAVDARFYTDDTPLPVKPEPVRPLPKELLHIKSIALIGASAEPNKVGYAVLRNLLSFPGTLYPVNPKHHMILGRTTYPSLTSLPGPVDVAIVIVPAKVVPSIVEEAGKKGISLVVIISSGFRESGPVGSELEDRVISLAKQYNIRIMGPNCLGLMFPHQGINSTFDPVSPKPGNLAFLSQSGAIITTMVDWSLPEEIGFSEVISVGNQADLTFEDYILFAADDPDTKAIIMYVEQIRNGRRFMEIVRQVTPKMPVVAIKAGSSKIGQMTAASHTGSLAGSYDVYQAAFWQSGVIPARSMREAFQTAQLLASEGYPKGIRAIVISNAGGFAVLSSDYADIMGIEMVEIPPAVIKELDSILPVDWNRRNPIDMVGDASADRFARTFDVMIRNQDLWDIAFIIAVPSAISDPIRVANELVRFSKSTHKMIVGCMIGGDSMKTPLRILRDSGIPNFPDLEDAFKAVGNICRHICWEEFHGRRCSTDNR
- a CDS encoding PAS domain S-box protein is translated as MISVLFVDDNTDLFAQVRSFLEKTGEIKIDNAHTIKQAIEKLKGRNYDVIVAYEQQPDVNGIEFVSDMNGIEFIKYLKSVGNVTPVILLGRRSSGKVAVMEVAHGTEIAFPKTGDLRPQLFEMVNLIKQTMLRKRSEREIKAQNEQLAAILSATPLGIFQARNGIIEWVNRQFPAILGYDESQLVGKDLRAFLSSPEDFDLISRELQIKRDAQGVSHATCLFVKKDKKTIACQLQVLPLDTRDICKGGTFVVTDISEKQKIADALKESEAKYREVIQNTQSIIIRMDMQGIITFFNHYALTFFDYTSDEVIGKNVNSTIIPAKTRSGNDLSMMADDLGFNAEGYAVNVNENVRRNGDRVWIAWINKAIRDEKGHIVEILCIGNDITDRKRDGVVRISTDTWKDLVVADSDVKEEVFDAVFHICTEISIEGREGKPVGTTFLIGDTKNVLEKSRQIILNPFEGHSPEARRIMNPELKENIKALAQLDGAFIITGDGFVESVGRYITVDTSSVKLPPGMGTRHNSVAAITQVTKTVGIVVSQSGGVITIFRNGQILKKITL